In Triticum urartu cultivar G1812 unplaced genomic scaffold, Tu2.1 TuUngrouped_contig_411, whole genome shotgun sequence, the DNA window TCTGACAGATGTGCTAGCAATCAATTCCATGCATTTGCTATTTCTAAGTTAGCTAATTAAGAAGTTACGTTCTTCTACCCTGGCCAAGTTGCACAACGCAGTGGCTAATGTTAGAATAAATAAAAAGGCGTGATTTGTGCATATAGAAATGTGCAAGGTTAGGTTAGAGGGTATTTTTTGTGTGTGTTAGTTACTGTTTATTTTTGTGTTGGATACCGTTAATTACATGCCAAGTATGAAGGCTGAACTGAGATTAGAATCTACtcttagggcatgtacaatggttgataagatagtcttatcttaagttttgcatgtaatttagagatgatAAAAAACATGTCTACAATGAGTCATTTATTAGCCTTATCTTTAATAACTAGCTATTCCTAAAAATATGgtgagacatattgtgctaagagatcatctcttgtcttatcttaaataagagaagacaagccttTTGTTATGAtttctctctcctccacctcatcatttatcctacgtgGCATTGCTAAGATagaaccattgtacatgcccttagcTTTCTAGCAGACAAGAGCACAAAGTAGCCAGAACCGAAATAATCGCGGTTCCAGTCACATCACGGGCTCACGGAGGTCATTGTCATTGCTTACCCCGTCAAAGCTGTTATACACTTATACTAGAAGCCATGGCTTACCAGTCAAGACTCCAGAGGTCAATTGGGGATTTTCGTGGAGGATGATCGCTTGGCCCAATTTTTTGAGTCAAATCTTTCGGCCAATCCCTTGCCGTCCGCATATATGGTTCAAGCTTCAACCACGCTGTTCTCTTTTACGTGTAGTCTGTGTCCCCATATCCCACGACCACCGCACCAATCGTGTGACCCCCTCCAGTGCTCACTGCAATCTTTCCTCTTTCCATATACCTTCTGCTCCGATGTCTCTGAGATGCTGGTTCTGGTTCCTTGCCTTCGCCTCGGTTTGGTGGCTGCTACTGATGCTCGTGGCGGCCGAGGAGCAGCAAGGGTATGCCTGCTCGGCCATGTGCGGCAACATCACCATCTCCCGCCCATTCTGGCTCACTGATTGGCAAACAGGAAGATTATGTGGTTCGCCTGGACCGCAGGGCTTCGAGCTTACATGCTCTAACGGCAATTATCCACTTCTACCGAGCTCTGTGCCCAACAACGCCGGCTTTGCAATCATGGACATATCCTATGAGGAACGCAGCTTGCGCGTCGTCGATCTACGCAAGCTGCAACTATTACACGACCCGCCCAACAGCTTCGACAGCTGCCTACCGATCTGGAACACCTCTGTCATACTGGGCCGCCCGTTTAGGATCGCCCCCATCAACCTGGGACTCATCTTGTACAACTGCATGGAGAAGGCCGCGGCGGCGGCACGCCGGGAAAAAGAACTGGTGCAGGCAAAGACGATGAGGTGCGTGAACACAAGCAACGCGTTTGTTCGCGCGGGAGTGCCATACGACCCCACCGGGAACTACTCCGGCTATGCTTTGGAGGGCTGCGCTCCAATCGTCTTGCCGGTGCTACGCTTGCCGTCCGTGGAGACGAACACGAGCCAGTATGAGCGGCTCATCAACGATGGCTTCTTCCTAGAATGGGAACTGCCCCCTCCTCTCCCTTTCATCCGGAGATCTTGATCCGGAAGTTGAGGATGCGCAGATCTCCCTGACGACGCCTCCAAGGAGGATAACGACGCCCACGGACGCTGTCGCCGCCGGCCGGCACGCACGGGCCAGTATTTCACCCGGACTAGCACAACCACCACTCCCACGCAGTACCTCCACTGGTCCATACACCCCCAACGCAGCGAGCACGCCAACGCTGCGTAGGGCCACCTCCTTCCTCGTCGCCGGGAAACGCACGCGAGCCAATACAAACCAATCCCGGTCAAATCTGGCACCCGCACCGGTTGCACTGCCGTGAGCCTCCCACATCCGCCGCAAATCACATGAGCCGGAGGGGAGGGCTGCCACCCCACCCCTGACCTGCCAGGCCGAGCCGCCTGATGGCACCTCGAAGCCTGCCACATCGATCCATCGATGCAGACGAGCCGAATCCAGCCGTAGCTGGCAAGATCCATAGGCCGCCACCTCCCGCGCACTAGACGCGCTGACACGCCAGGAGCGCGAGAAGCCGACGCGGCTCGACACACAGGCAAACCACGGCAGCGCCAGAGCAGCCACACGACGCAGCAGAGAGGAGCCGAGCCTCCCGCATTGCGAGACCCCACCGTGAGGCAGACAGAAATCCCTACTAGGGCTGGACACGAGCCGAGCCGAGCCGAGTTCGGCCCGAGCCATGCTTTAGCTCGCTCTGAAACGAGCCAGCTCGGCTCGGCTCGTTGATGCAACGAGCTGCATATGGGTGGCTTAGCTCGTTTTTTCAATGGCTCGGTCTAGCCCGAGCGGCTCGTGAGTGGATGGACAGGGGTCACTACCAGGTGGGCCCTGTTTACGTCTTCTTCCCATGAACCTCGCTGCCGCTAGATGTGGGATCACCGGCGGTGCTACGGAACTCAGGCGAGGTGGAGTGGTGCTTGGAGACGAGAGGAGTACTTGCAGACCCATAGGATGTCGATGAATCACTTGGCGGCATGGTCGCCGCCCTGCAGCTGGTGCGCGACGGCCTCCGTGTGCGTGCCGGTGCTTGATGTGGCAAGGAATGACGCATGCTGCGGAGTCTTTCCGGCGCTGCGCGGGCGGGCTACCGGCGCCGCTCGACAGGCTACGCAAGCGGTGGAGGAGAGGCACGCGGCAGCGACGTCGGCAGGTCCGTGtgcggcgctggcggcggcgtGGCATTGAAAACCTAGCGTGTTACTGCTGCGCGAGAGAATTGACCAGGATGGGCTGCGGGGAGCTTTCTGGCCGTGCGGGAGTTCACAAACTAGTGGGATGGGCTGCTTGGGCTGCCTCGTGCGCGTTTGGGCTTTGCCTGAAGCGAGCCACCCGAGCTGGATCGAGCATTTTTAGGCTCGGCTCGTTGGCCCAGCGAGCCCAGTTTCCAAACTCGGCTCGGTAGGTTTTGTTAGCGGGCCGAGCCAGTTCAGGCCGAGCTGAAACGAGTTTTGAGCCGAGCCAAAAAGCTCGCTCGGACGTCCAGTCCTAGTCCCTACCGCCGCCGCCCACCGCGCAGGCCTAGCCAGGCATCGTCTTCTGGCGAAGGCGAGGCAAGGGAAGTAGGTGGGGTGGTTGCGGGCGGCGCTGGATTGGGGATTCCGCCCGAGCCTCCAGAGAGGCGACGTGGGAGACAGGGATGGCGAAGTCCCAATGCCTCTTTTTCTACTAATTTTCATGTAGATTGGAATGTACCATACAATGCAATGCCATTTATAAACATACTTATAGATCACCGTTTATGTGATCGCTCGTATTGACTACTAAATTTGCACAAAGCCTATAACTACTTTTTTTTGTCGAACCTGTATTTGATCGACATAGCTGCTCCATCAAAAGGAAGTTAGGTAACACATGTTCTCTCATTGTTCTTCACCATCTTGGATATATGTTTCTTGTATACTTCTTCAGCAGAATATTAAATATTCATATGCGATGCTTGTCTCTTCCTTATAATACAACCAATGTAATACTATTGGGTGAGAGGAGAGGGAAGAAGATAGGTATTGCGAAGAAGCACAGTCAGTCAACGGTAGTCCAGACTTGTCTGGCCGAGCCCAGACTAGTTCCGTGGGTATCTTGTACCGAAGTCGTTACTCAGCCAGTCAAAGTCTATTTGTTTTGAGAACAGTCAAAGTCTTTTCGGCCTCCCAGTATGTGTAGACTCACTAGAATTGGCCATAGAAAAGATCGATGCTACCATTCATTCTCCAGCTAGCGTGCTTCTCTGTTAGTTCAGTCTCCCCACAGCCTTCAACGAGACAAATTCCAAATCTTACTGCCGCTGCGATGCATGGCCGATTCCTGATCTTGGCCTGGGCCTGCTGTCTACTGCTGatgcttgcggtcatggcggcTGAGGAGCAGCAAGGAGAAGGCTGCTCGGCCAAGTGCGGCAACATCACCGTCTCCCGCCCGTTTTGGCTCACTGATTGGCACACGGGAAGATTATGTGGTTCGCTTGGACCGCCAGAATttgagcttacatgctataacaGCACATATCCACTTCTACCGAGCTCTGTGCCCAACAGCGTCGGCTTTGCAGTCAGGGACATATCCTATGAGGAACGCAGCTTGCGCGTTGTTGATCTACGCAAGCTGCAATTATTACACGACCCGCCCAACATCTTCAACAGCTGCTTGCCGATGTGGAACACCTCTGCCAAACTGGGCCGCCCGTTTAAGATCTCCCCCGTCAACCTGGAACTCATCTTGTACAACTGCACGGAGAAGGCCGCTGCGGCGGCACGCCTGGATAAAGAACTGGTGCAGGCGAAGACGATGAGGTGCGTGAACACAAGCAACACGTTTGTTCATGCGGGGGTGCCATACGACCCCACCGGGACCTACTCCGGTTATGCTTTGGAGGGCTGCGTTCCAACCGTCTTACCGGTGCTGCGCTTGCCGTCCGGCGAGACGAACGCGAGCCACTACGAGCGGCTCATCCAAAGTGGCTTCCTCCTGAAATGGGAATTGCCCCCTCCTCTCCCTGCACCTGCACCTAGGAACGAACCACCTTCCCCTCCAGGTAAGTTCACCCCGTCAATTCATCTTTTAATCATGTTTTTCTTTTTTGGATCTTTTAATCATGTTATTACTACTTACTACTCACCGACCGAGGATAAGGCTTAAATTGATCGCATGGCGGATGTTGGCCGCAACCGGCCAGCGCGAGACTTGTCCATAGCCTACACTAGCCAAATGGACATGTGCTGACATTCTTGTTTTCAGTTAGATTTTCTCCGGATCACATAGTATTAGCCTTGCGCAGTTACATCTGTCCGGTAAACCTGTGGGCTTGTCTCCTTTCTCCCTCTAAGGCATAGTACTTAGCCCTCTCAGTACTTGTAGCGTTAGAAAATCATTAACAAATTGAACTGGGGTACGGTTCGGAGTTCAGAATAAAAGTCTTTTGACAGAACTTCTGCCTAGTCTCACTGAACTCTGGACTCCACAAATCTGCACCACGCAATATTGGCATCCTGGACTATAGCTGGCCAAATGGGCCATGCGCGCCCATGCCAACTGGGCCGGCCCGTTAGCACGCATGCACGGCACGACACGAGCTAAACGGGCCGAGCCCGGCACGCGGCACACCAGGGGCTGTGTCTGGGCCTGGAGGCTGGGCACGCGGGCCGGCACGGCACGACACaattagctttatttatttatttccaTATTTTTAAATATTTATAGGCTATATAAAACAGATCAAATAGGAAAAATAGCCGAAATACAACCCATCAAGCCAAAACTACACGGGCCAACCGTGCCTGGCGTGCCAATGGGAACTGCCCCCAGCCTGCAACATTTTCGTCGTGCCGGTTTATTGGGTTTCCGTCCGATTATGTCTCGATCATGAGACAAGGATTCCTGCCTGAAGTGGATAGTGCCGTCAGACGATTGCCCCAAATGCGTAGCCAGCAGTTGCTCCGACGGCGTGCGCTCCATAAGGTGCGGGGAGTCCAGAAAAAAAAACTCTGCAAATTGATCGAATTCGATCCCCTACTCAATTCTTACACTTTTGAACATGCAAAATAAACTATGGCATTCGCATGAAAAAGTTGAAGTGCTGAAACGGTGGCAGTGAGGAGTGAGGACACAACGCATCACACCATTGGGTTCTGCCGAACTATGTCCTTTCGACAAATCATTCTTCAACCAGTCAAGTCTCCGGCCTTAGTCTCCCGTCCCACCACCTCTATCTATTTGTTGCTATTCCAAATTTCCTGCCTCCAAATTCACATAGTACCCGTTGAACACACAGAATTAGACAACATGCTGCTAGTTGAAAACATGAAGTGCATCTAATAGACCCGAAAGAAGCAGTGCACACCTTGCTTCAAAGAATGTATTGGACTGTACTGACACTCTGACAGTGACAACGCTCCGTGCCTCGAGTTACTTGCTCTAAACATAACAATGCATTACTTGCTCTAAACATAACAATGCATTTTACGGTGGGAATAAGTTTCGCAATAAAACTGCGGAACATCGCACCAACTAAATATGGATCGAGACATTTGGATGTTGACTCTCTCTAGTGGGTATGGACAAGTAAATGCGTCCATTGAACCAGTCAAAGTAGTTGGCTAGCACCGCGTATATTATCGTCTCCCTTCAATAGTATCTCTTCAAATCACTCAGTTCGCATGTATCCAACatcattgttttccctttttgGTCGTTCGTTCCGCGTTTCCCTCCATTTATTTATCTTGGTATCATCCACGCAATTTCTCCCTCTTCATATCCCCTCCTCCTACTATGAATTATCTAGTTCAGGTTTTGGTTCATATCTCCTCTTGCCAAAAAATTATCCTCCTCGTCATAGACCATTGTCTCACCGAAACCATTTACTGAAATTCTCCTCGTGTAATGTTCCCATGTCTCGGGCCATGCTGTTCTTCTTCCTCATTATTGTCTCTAGGATGCTGGCACCGATGCTCACGACGGCAGACGGTAAGTGCTCACCCGAGCCATGCGGCAACTTGACCATCTCCTCCCCGTTCTGGATCTTCAGGTCCTGGGGAGAATAGGTGCGCGCACTTCAGTTTGCAGGTCCACTGCAGCACCGACGGTGCCCCCTACCTCCGGTACTACAACCGCGGATACAGGCTCTAGATCCACGAGATCTTCTACATCAACCACTCCCTGCTTGTCTCTGACATCTTGCCGGAAGACATTGCTTTTTCTTCATTTTTGGCACACTAGATCATGCTAGTACAGAGGTCATTTCCAGAATAAATTAACAGAGTACACATCTTCCCACTAATTGTGCGCTATGCAGACTGATACCGTCCACTGTTTGCAATGTCAAAGAAACACGTGTTTTTTTGTCGAATATGTATGGCTATTAAATGTACACATGCCTATAACTTTTTTGTTGTCAAACCTGTATTTGAGCAACATGGTAGCTCAATCAAAAGAAACTCACATATGAAGTCCATTCTATTGTTATTCACTATCTTTCAATGTATTTTTTTTGTATATATGATTGGCAGAATATTTAAGattaatatatgatacttgtctTTTTCTATTGGAAAAACAACCAATGTGGTCCTATTGGACGACACGGCTTTTACTCATAAATGTTATGTTATATTCCAGGTAGTGAGAGGAGAGCGAAGAAGATTATACTAATAGGTATGCTAAATTTTTTGCCATCTTTTCATATGTAATGATTTAAATTAGCCGATTACTGATAGCGATTGTCTATGACAAAACAGGAATTTCAAAATttatcatgtctgtgatcactgAAAATTGAAATAAAAATCTTAGTCAAGCAACTCTAATCTTGTGCATATTAACATGACTTATCAATTTATGGCAGTTAACTTGTTGCTACTTTTACCACCATGTACTCTTCTAGAAAGATAAACATGAACTACTGATGGTCTTGAAATAATGGTATTATAACTTCTGGTTTGCAAAAGGAAATAACATCTGCTTCCATCTCAGGTATAACATCAGCAGCTGCAACCTTTTTCTTTGCATGTCTTTATGTGCTCATATGGCATAGAAATAGGAAAGGACTACGGTTTTTCCTTTGCAAGACTAGCAGTAAAACTGAAAAAAATTACGAGGCCATGATAGTGTCATATGGATCCCTAGCTCCAAAAAGATACATGTACTCAGAGGTAATGAAGATAACCTCTTCTCGCAACAATCAGCTTGGAAAAGGTGGTTACGGTGTGGTTTTCAAAGGAAAACTACATGATGGTCGTCTGGTTGCAGTGAAATTCTTGCATGACTGCAAAGGAAATGGAGATGAGTTTGTGAATGAGGTTATGAGCATTGGCAGGACCTCTCATGTTAATGTTGTTAGcttatttgggttttgtttggagGGATCAAAACGAGCTCTTATATATGAGTACATGCCCAATGGTTCTTTGGATAAGTACATTTACTCAGAGAACCCCAAAGAAATTTTAGGATGGGAGAGGCTCTATGCGATAGCACTCGGGATTGCTCGAGGCCTCGAATACTTGCACCATAGTTGTAATACACGTATCGTCCATTTCGATATCAAGCCCCAAAATATCCTTCTAGACAAGGATTTTAGCCTGAAGATTGCTGATTTTGGTCTAGCTAAATTGTGTCATACAAAGGAGAGCAAGCTTTCAATGACTGGTGCTAGAGGAACAATTGGATTCATCGCTCCAGAAGTTCACTCTCGAACCTTTGGAGTGGTTTCAACGAAGTCAGATGTTTATAGTTATGGAATGATGCTTTTGGAGATCGTTGGAGGAAGGAGAAACGTAAAATCAACTGTTGCAAAATCCAGCGAAAAGTATTTTCCAGACTGGATTTACGACCACTTTGCGCAAGATGATGGGTTACAAGCATGTGAAGTCACAGGAGAAGCTGAGGAAATCGCAAGAAAGATGACATTAATTGGATTGTGGTGCGTACAGATATTGCCTGCATATCGTCCTACCATAACCAAAGTTCTAGAAATGTTCGAGAGAAGCTCAGATGACATGGACATGCCACCGAAGCAAAACTTCTCAGGATTGCTGTAAGATATTCTCCCATATTTTTTGTTCCTTTGTTTTTTTGTGCAACAATGATTATGCAATAACTTGACCTACACGCGTATCTCTCATTACAGTGAAAGCTCAGCTCACAATATGGATGTACAAAGTTCAAGCTCTACCAGATCTGAGGAGAACAGCCTTGTGAATTCAAAAATCCTACAACAATCGCCAACTCTTTGAGTAGATAGGCCGTGTGAATCAAAGAACATTCAGAAGGTGGCCGTGAGAAGGTGGCCTGTACTACACTGTGAGAAGGTGGTCTGTACTAGAGTACATACAGAAATTGAACAAGCGCAGCGAGATTCTGCATTTTAGCAGAACATATTCCCTGTATGCATGACCGAGAGTTAAGACCATCCACATGCCACCGTTGTAAGTTACGGACCACagaaggaataaaattaattctGATGAGTGTTGTGTTCCAACAGCTAAAAGGCATCGGAGGCAGTGGCGAAGCCATGTTACGTTATAACTGTGTAGTCGCTTGACTACACAGGATTTTCGGGCGTGGTTGAACCCCCTTCCCGCATAACAGGCTGGTGAATGAATAAAAATCGGAACTTGACTACGCGGGCCCATCTATTACGTTATCTTTTTTTTTGAGGGATGAAAAACTGCTTTATTCATCAAACTCCACATGGAGTGGGATACAAACTTGGTCGTGGGGAACACCAAACCAGACATGGTGACCCGGACCTCTAGATAGTGCGAACTTTGCTAAATGATGTGCTTCATAATTTGCAGCACGGTTTTCAAAAGAAAAATTACAAGATAACGTATCGGCTTTGATATTGATCTCGCTAATGACAGCGCCATACACACCTCTTGCCCTTCTGTTGATATCTAGCACGACCTGACGGCAGTCGGAGGCCACCATGAAATGATGGATGCCCAAATCCTCCGCTAGAGACAGGGCTTCCCGGCATGCAATCGCTTCCAGAGTAGGCGGGTCATAGACTCCCTCAACCACAAGAGCCGAGCTTCCAATGAAATTTCCACCTTCATCTCTGCAAACAGCCACAACAGAGCCCCCTCTTCTGGCCCGTACACCCGCATCGACATGGATCTTGTGATGACCCGCTGGTGGCTTCTTAGGTCTTGCATGGCCCGGCAATGGCGCCGCGGCGTGCCTGTTCTGGTTCTGCTCTGTGTTGCTGATGATGGCAAGGTCTTGTAGGTATCTCTCGATGAAACATTGGGTAGCTTGAGGGCTCTGGAATATTGCTTCGTGGATAGCTTTTCTCCGGGCATGCCAGATGGACCAAAGGGTTGCTGCCATCATGGTAAACTGATCATGAGACAACAATCTCATCAACGCGAACAGCCAGTTTTTAGCTCCTGGTTCTGTATTTGACGTGATTTTATGTGTGATCTCCTCGTCCGCTAGCGCCCAAACGCTTCGAGAGGATGTACACTCCAAGAGAGAGTGACGCCATGAATCTGGAACTCCGCATAGTCCGCATGTGCTTGAGTCCGCCATATGACGATGTGCACGTACATCGTTCGTTGGTAGCGATTGTTTTGATAGTCTCCATAGGAACATGCGGATCTTACAGGGACAGCCGTTTTCCAAAGAGATTTCCACGCCCCCTCTTCTGTGCTGACTCTTGATGGACCGGCTTCTCCTTCTAGCCAGGCCTCTCTTCTCTGTCTTGTCGACACAAGCATTCTATACGCTGATTTTACTGTAAAGGATCCATGCTTTTCATGCTGCCAAGACCAAAAGTCCGGTAAGTTGCGTGTGCAGAGAGGAATACCTAGTATGATTTCTGCATCCATATACAGAAAAACTGCCTGAACAAGTTCTCTGTCCCACGAGGCCGTGGCACCAACTCCGCTCCGTTCTGGCTCACTGATTGGCAAACGGGAATATCATGTGGTTCGCCTGGGCCGCCGGACTtcgagcttacatgctataacgGCAGTTATCCACTTCTTCCGAGCTCTGTGCCCGGTAGCCCCGGCTTTGCAATCATTGACATCTCCTAAGGAGAACGCTTCTTGCGCGTCGTTGATCTACGCAAGCTGCAACTATTACACGACCCGCCCGACATCTTCAATAGCTGCTTGCCGATCTGAAACACCTCTGCCAAATTGGGCCGCCCTTTAAGATCTCCCCCGTCAACCTGGAACTCATCTTGTACAACTGCACGGAGAAGGCCGCAGCAGCGGCACGCAGGGGAAAAGAACTGGTGTAGGCAAAGACGATGAGGTGCGTCAATGCGAGCAACGCATTTGTTCGCCCGGGAGTGCTGTACGACCCCACCGGGAACTACAATGGCTATGCTTTGGAGGGCTGCGTTCCAATCGTCTTGCCGGTGATGGGCTCCCCGGCTGGCGAAACGAACGCGAGCCACTATGAGCAGCTCCTCAGCGATGGCTTCCTATTGACATGGAATGAACCTCCTTCCCCTGCACGTAAGTTCACCCCGTCAATACATTTTTTAATCAAGTTCGGCTAGCTGCAGTGCCTAATTTGCTGGATCTCCCTAATTAAACCAAGCAATCAATCATGTTAGTTCTGACGGAGAAGTGCTAGCAATCAATTCCATTAATTTGCTATTTCTAAGTTAGCTAATTAAGAAGTTGCTTTTTTCTACCTTGGCCAAGTTGCACAACGCAGTGGCTAATGTTAGAATAAACAAACCGTGATTTGTACACATAGAAATGTGAAAGGGTAGGTTAGAGGGTATTTTTTGTGTGTGTTAGTTACTGTTTATTTTTTTTACTAAAAAAAAGTTACAATACTGTTTATTTTGTGTTGGATACCGTTAATTACATGCCAAGTATGAAGGCTGTACTGAGATTAGAATCTACTCCTAgctttctactccctccgttccaaattactcatcatagaaatggatgtatttagaactaaaatacatctagatacatccatttttgcGATGAGTAATTCGGATCGGAGGGAGTAGCAGACAAGAACACAAACTAGCCGGTACCGAAATAATCGGGCTAAGCATCGCGGTTCCAGTCACATCACGGGCTCACGGAGGTCATTGTCATGGCTTACCCCGTCAAAGCTGTTATATTAGAAGCCATGGCTTACCAGTCCAGACTCAGGTCAATTGGGGATTTTCGTGGAGGATA includes these proteins:
- the LOC125527494 gene encoding LEAF RUST 10 DISEASE-RESISTANCE LOCUS RECEPTOR-LIKE PROTEIN KINASE-like 2.2, translated to MLPFILQLACFSVSSVSPQPSTRQIPNLTAAAMHGRFLILAWACCLLLMLAVMAAEEQQGEGCSAKCGNITVSRPFWLTDWHTGRLCGSLGPPEFELTCYNSTYPLLPSSVPNSVGFAVRDISYEERSLRVVDLRKLQLLHDPPNIFNSCLPMWNTSAKLGRPFKISPVNLELILYNCTEKAAAAARLDKELVQAKTMRCVNTSNTFVHAGVPYDPTGTYSGYALEGCVPTVLPVLRLPSGETNASHYERLIQSGFLLKWELPPPLPAPAPRNEPPSPPGSERRAKKIILIGITSAAATFFFACLYVLIWHRNRKGLRFFLCKTSSKTEKNYEAMIVSYGSLAPKRYMYSEVMKITSSRNNQLGKGGYGVVFKGKLHDGRLVAVKFLHDCKGNGDEFVNEVMSIGRTSHVNVVSLFGFCLEGSKRALIYEYMPNGSLDKYIYSENPKEILGWERLYAIALGIARGLEYLHHSCNTRIVHFDIKPQNILLDKDFSLKIADFGLAKLCHTKESKLSMTGARGTIGFIAPEVHSRTFGVVSTKSDVYSYGMMLLEIVGGRRNVKSTVAKSSEKYFPDWIYDHFAQDDGLQACEVTGEAEEIARKMTLIGLWCVQILPAYRPTITKVLEMFERSSDDMDMPPKQNFSGLLESSAHNMDVQSSSSTRSEENSLVNSKILQQSPTL